A region of Diceros bicornis minor isolate mBicDic1 chromosome 9, mDicBic1.mat.cur, whole genome shotgun sequence DNA encodes the following proteins:
- the LOC131410384 gene encoding ral guanine nucleotide dissociation stimulator-like, with protein sequence MASEMRNTGIAPAAELQPAAEAGQWTVVEVELAPAPSIPPPLALEPASPPSAVLELEQGPTSAPAGVGAAELESPGPSFLVGSPSPPVAIKEDEKKPNFTAFPPKLVAELLTVMDVECEILKNFSSLRAVISALQKTSISHLKNKWVDVSQWVGPSP encoded by the exons cgccagctgcagagctccagccggcggcagaagcagggcagtggacagtggtggaggtagagctggctccagctccgtcaataccaccccctctagcgctggagccagcgtcccctccatcagcagtgttggagctggagcaagggcccacgtcggctccagcaggagtgggagctgctgagctggagtcacctggaccatcatttctagtgggaagtccatctccacctgtggccatTAAGGAGGATGAGAAGAAGCCTAActtcacggccttccctcctaagctggtggcggagctgttgaccgtgatggatgtg gagtgcgagatcctgaagaacttctcctcactccgtgctgtcatctctgctctgcagaaaacctccataagccacctgaagaacaagTGGGTGGATGTTTCCCAGTgggtaggcccctctccatag